In a genomic window of Quercus lobata isolate SW786 chromosome 4, ValleyOak3.0 Primary Assembly, whole genome shotgun sequence:
- the LOC115985572 gene encoding secreted RxLR effector protein 161-like, which translates to MRQVPYAFVVGSLMYAMLCTRPDICYSVGMVSRYQSNLELKHWQAVKYILKYLRRTRDYMLVYHSEDLILIGYTDLGFQSNLDFRKSTSGCVFILRGGAISWRSTKQSCIADSIMEAEYAATCEATKEAVWLKKFLFDLGVMRMEQVPITLFCNNSGVVAQSKNPRNHKGKHIERKYHIIRDIVARGDVVVAKIESAHNLANPFTKALPQKTFESHLEEIGVRLVHNSL; encoded by the coding sequence atgaGACAAGTTCCTTATGCTTTTGTAGTGGGGAGtctcatgtatgccatgctATGTACTCGACCAGATATCTGTTATTCAGTTGGCATGGTCAGCCGATATCAATCAAATCTAGAACTTAAACATTGGCAAGCTGTAAAGTATATTCTCAAATATTTACGGAGAACGAgagattatatgcttgtttaccATAGTGAGGATTTGATTCTCATTGGCTATACAGATTTAGGTTTTCAATCAAATCTAGATTTTAGAAAATCCACTTCAGGATGTGTATTCATCTTGAGAGGTGGAGCCATAAGTTGGAGGAGTACTAAGCAATCTTGTATTGCGGACTCCATCATGGAAGCTGAATATGCCGCTACTTGTGAAGCGACAAAAGAAGCTGTATGGCTTAAGAAATTCCTTTTTGATCTTGGTGTAATGAgaatggagcaagttcccatCACATTATTTTGCAACAATAGTGGAGTAGTTGCACAatccaaaaatccaagaaatcatAAGGGAAAGCACATTGAGAGAAAGTACCACATCATTCGAGACATTGTTGCTCGTGGAGATGTAGTGGTTGCAAAGATTGAAAGTGCACACAATCTAGCAAATCCTTTTACCAAAGCCTTGCCTCAAAAGACTTTCGAGTCACATTTGGAGGAAATAGGAGTTAGATTAGTGCACAATAGTCTTTAG
- the LOC115987059 gene encoding probable LRR receptor-like serine/threonine-protein kinase At1g34110, with protein MDQPHYTSLIFFILLFLPLSLQQQNSKLSISDLNALKTIKASLTDIPRSTFFSSWDFTAPNPCSSFSGLTCSLISSSLRVTILSLGTGLSDSPGLAGSLSFALSQLTELTQLVLFPGLVTGPIPSQLGKLINLRVISLTNNRLTGPIPTSLSSLTNLHTLDLSYNQLTGSIPPGLTELARLKVLILASNSLSGELPTVSTQLLHLDLKRNRLNGKLPLLPLSLRYLSVSENTMWGPLDALDSLSELVYLDLSMNKFSGPIPTSLFNPTLSSLLLQRNNLSGGLPQKADPTKSSSYGDGSIVDLSHNFLSGEISTVLVGVESVFLNNNRLIGTVPKEYTKSLCLGTTKTLYLQHNYLTGINLEDRMKLPDTTSLCLLYNCMVPPPVGVTACPASAGSQISRPARQCYKV; from the coding sequence ATGGACCAACCACATTACacctctctcattttcttcatCCTTCTCTTCCTACCTCTATCACTTCAACAACAAAACTCAAAGCTCAGTATCTCAGATCTCAATGCACTAAAAACCATCAAAGCTTCACTCACAGACATCCCTCGTTCCACATTCTTCTCCTCCTGGGACTTCACCGCACCCAATCCCTGCTCTTCATTTTCTGGCCTCACTTGCTCTCTCATTTCCTCTTCTCTCCGAGTCACTATTCTCTCACTCGGCACTGGCCTCTCCGACTCACCGGGTCTTGCTGGGTCACTCTCTTTTGCCCTCTCTCAACTCACCGAATTAACCCAACTCGTCCTCTTCCCAGGCCTAGTCACCGGTCCAATCCCATCCCAACTCGGCAAACTCATCAACCTCCGAGTCATCTCCTTAACTAACAACCGCTTAACCGGTCCCATAcccacctctctctcttccttaacAAACCTCCACACCCTCGACCTGAGTTACAACCAACTCACTGGGTCAATCCCACCGGGTCTCACTGAGTTAGCCCGACTCAAAGTCCTCATTCTAGCCTCAAACTCTCTATCCGGCGAGTTACCCACCGTGTCGACCCAGCTGTTACATTTAGATTTGAAAAGGAACAGACTCAACGGGAAACTTCCGTTACTACCGTTATCCCTACGTTACTTGTCGGTTTCGGAGAATACGATGTGGGGCCCACTCGACGCCTTGGATTCACTCTCCGAGTTAGTGTACCTCGACTTAAGTATGAACAAATTCAGTGGGCCCATCCCGACCTCACTCTTCAATCCCACACTCTCTTCATTACTATTACAACGGAACAATTTATCTGGTGGGCTCCCACAAAAAGCGGACCCCACCAAATCATCATCCTACGGTGATGGTTCGATCGTGGACTTGAGTCATAACTTCTTATCAGGGGAGATATCGACGGTTCTGGTTGGGGTGGAGAGCGTGTTCTTGAATAACAACCGTCTGATTGGTACAGTGCCTAAGGAGTATACTAAGAGCTTGTGCCTTGGTACCACCAAGACCTTGTACTTGCAACACAACTATCTCACAGGGATTAATTTGGAGGATAGAATGAAGTTGCCGGATACGACGTCGTTGTGCTTGCTGTATAACTGCATGGTCCCACCACCTGTTGGGGTCACAGCGTGTCCAGCCAGTGCCGGATCACAGATCTCAAGGCCAGCGAGGCAGTGCTACAAAGTTTGA
- the LOC115983526 gene encoding putative cyclic nucleotide-gated ion channel 8, which yields MFDCGYKSRYIGGQREKFVRLDDLDSMLSTPSGAVGKKRAIFNLEGLNLTGRAKKNSSKSFRYGMKVGSDGLKTIGRSLRSGVTRAVFPEDLKVSEKKIFDPQDKSLLLWNRLFVISCILAVSIDPLFFYLPVFNHASNCLGMDTKLAVTTTTLRTILDSFYLIRMALQFRTAYISPSSQVFGRGELVIDPTQIAKRYLQHYFIVDLLSVLPLPQIVVWKFLQRSKGSEVLATKQALLHIVLFQYVPRFARFFPLNAELKKTAGFFAESALAGAAYYLLWYMLSSHITGAFWYLFAVERNDTCWRQACKDSGKCDINYLYCGNKHMEGYSNWEKISKGVLGSRCSIVDEDSQFNYGIYTNAISSGIVASRTFFSKFCYCLWWGLQNLSTLGQGLETSTYPGEVLFSILIAISGLLLFALLIGNMQTYLQSLTVRVEEMRIKRRDSEQWMHHRLLPQDLRERVRRYDQYKWLETRGVDEESLVQSLPKDLRRDIKRHLCLNLVRRVPLFANMDERLLDAICERLKPSLYTERTYIVREGDPVDEMLFIIRGRLESVTTDGGRSGFFNRGLLKEGDFCGEELLTWALDPKAGSNLPSSTRTVKALTEVEAFALEAEELKFVASQFRRLHSRQVQHTFRFYSQQWRTWAACFIQAAWRRNLKRKVAERHRQEEAEEEEEEEALDYGKEYDDVRALVSRSDSTSRLGATILASRFAANALRGHRLRNPSAGGLVKLQKPPEPDFTNYDSEN from the exons ATGTTTGATTGCGGTTACAAGTCCCGGTACATTGGTGGCCAGAGGGAGAAATTTGTAAG GTTGGATGACCTTGATTCTATGTTGTCAACGCCTTCTGGTGCTGTTGGAAAGAAGCGAGCCATATTTAATTTAGAGGGGCTAAACCTTACTGGTCGTGCAAagaaaaattcatcaaaatcctTTAGGTATGGAATGAAAGTGGGATCAGATGGACTAAAGACAATTGGGCGATCACTCAGGTCTGGCGTCACCCGGGCAGTGTTCCCAGAAGATCTTAAAGTAtctgagaaaaaaatatttgaccCTCAAGATAAATCCCTCTTGTTATGGAATAGGCTTTTTGTCATATCTTGTATTCTTGCAGTTTCTATTGATCCATTGTTTTTCTATCTTCCTGTCTTCAATCATGCATCAAATTGCCTTGGTATGGATACAAAGTTGGCAGTCACAACAACTACTCTGCGGACAATTCTTGattctttctatcttattcGTATGGCTCTTCAGTTCCGCACAGCGTATATTTCACCATCTTCTCAGGTTTTTGGACGAGGTGAACTTGTGATAGATCCTACACAGATAGCCAAGCGATATCTACAACATTATTTCATTGTAGATTTACTGTCTGTGCTTCCTCTACCTCAG ATTGTAGTGTGGAAATTCCTCCAGAGATCAAAGGGCTCAGAAGTATTGGCTACAAAACAAGCATTACTACATATTGTCTTGTTTCAATATGTTCCAAGATTTGCCCGCTTTTTTCCTTTGAATGCAGAACTTAAAAAGACTGCGggtttttttgctgaaagtgcTTTGGCTGGTGCTGCATACTATTTGCTTTGGTATATGCTTTCCAGCCAT ATAACCGGGGCCTTTTGGTACTTATTTGCTGTTGAGCGAAATGACACTTGCTGGCGGCAAGCCTGTAAGGATAGTGGAAAATGTGACATAAATTACTTGTACTGTGGGAATAAGCATATGGAAGGTTACAGTAATTGGGAAAAGATCAGCAAGGGTGTTCTTGGTAGTCGTTGCTCTATTGTTGATGAAGATTCACAATTCAATTATGGAATTTACACAAATGCTATATCATCTGGTATTGTTGCATCTAGGacttttttctctaaattttgctACTGTTTATGGTGGGGCCTGCAAAATTTGAG TACACTTGGTCAAGGGCTTGAAACCAGTACCTACCCTGGAGAGGTTCTGTTTTCCATTCTAATAGCAATTTCTGGGCTCCTACTCTTTGCACTTCTGATTGGAAATATGCAG ACATACCTCCAGTCTCTTACAGTTCGTGTTGAAGAGATGAGAATCAAAAGGCGTGATTCTGAACAGTGGATGCATCATCGCTTACTTCCACAGGATCTGAGGGAAAGAGTTAGACGTTATGACCAGTATAAGTGGTTAGAAACACGAGGAGTAGATGAAGAGAGCTTGGTCCAGAGTTTACCAAAAGATCTCAGGAGGGATATCAAACGACATCTTTGTTTGAATTTGGTGAGAAGG GTTCCTTTGTTTGCAAATATGGATGAGAGGTTACTTGATGCCATCTGTGAGAGATTGAAGCCCAGTTTATACACCGAGAGAACCTACATTGTTCGGGAAGGGGACCCAGTGGATGAGATGCTCTTTATCATTCGTGGGCGCCTGGAGAGTGTCACTACAGATGGTGGAAGGAGTGGATTTTTCAACCGAGGTCTACTGAAAGAAGGGGACTTCTGTGGAGAGGAGCTTCTAACTTGGGCACTGGACCCTAAAGCTGGTTCCAACTTACCATCATCAACTCGGACAGTGAAGGCTTTAACTGAGGTGGAAGCTTTTGCCTTGGAAGCAGAAGAGTTGAAGTTTGTTGCCAGTCAGTTTAGGCGCCTTCATAGTAGGCAAGTTCAGCACACCTTCCGCTTCTATTCACAGCAGTGGAGGACCTGGGCTGCCTGCTTTATCCAGGCTGCTTGGCGACGGAATCTCAAGAGGAAAGTTGCAGAACGTCATCGTCAAGAAGaggcagaagaagaagaggaggaggaagcaTTAGACTATGGTAAAGAATATGATGATGTAAGGGCATTAGTTTCTCGAAGTGATAGTACATCTAGGCTTGGTGCAACTATCTTAGCATCCCGATTTGCAGCTAATGCCCTTCGTGGTCATAGGCTTCGGAACCCAAGTGCTGGAGGCTTGGTGAAACTGCAGAAGCCCCCGGAACCTGATTTCACAAATTATGATTCAGAGaactag